The nucleotide sequence AGCGAGGCCCAGCAGGTTCATTGGGTAACGCCATGATTGATGGAcaagggaaaaaggaaacGCGACAGACGGAGATAGACGAGGTGTGTTACTGTAGGCAACATGCGTTTGCTAGTCAATGCGCAGagagcaaagcagcagaaCGTGGGACATGTGGCTAGATGGCCTTCGCCAGTGTTGTTTTGCCAGCTCACGCGACAACAGTTCGAGGTGTCCAGTCCTTGAAAGAGGTACGACCGGAGAAGCTTGGCGCCAAGAGTGCACGCTCCCTCACAGAACAGCAACAGAATCGCCAAATAACCAAGCGCAGAGCGTTTCAGGATAGCTCGGTGACTTGTTGAGGCACGCTTTTCGCGAGTCGAGTGAAGAGCAAGTTGGTCAAGCTGAGCATGACTCACCGAAGGAACAGAAATGACGCACATATACACGTACCCAcaaaggcacacacacacacacaaacctTAAATAGCTGAAGTCCTCTACAACACCGAactggcacacacgcacatgcataCAATGGAGTCCTCTGACACTGCATcatcaacacacacacacgaaggggggagggggaatcGCGTTGATACGTGACAGGGAAATGGAGATTTGCACACCCATACACCTGCCAAAACCTTCAGAGATGGCAGACAGAAACTGAGAGGAGCAAGACGACGCGAGGACGCGCTTCAGCAAGACTGAGTGTTGCGCTCATTTGGCTACGGAAGCGCCACCtgtcctcttttttttcacttGGATTACGTGCGAGGAGGTATCAGCGCGAAAGCAACAAacgagagcagcacagcaactGCCAACGAGATAACAACGGCGGACAAACGAAGCACAGAAACAAAGcccttctcccctcaccccacccccaaaaGAACGTATCTCTAATGACAATGATGTgacatatatatatatatgtgtgtgtgtgtatatatgtatgtatatatacTGGAAAGtggcaaaggaaaacgaagcgAACAACAGACGCAGACGCACATGGTCACGCAGTAGTAGTCTAAGttagaaggaaaaagaaagagagaaagcaagaAAAGCGAATGACAGTGAGGGAGGGCAGCAGATcagcagagaagcgaaaagaaagacTCGGCGCGCGTCTGGGTGTTACCCACTCTTTAACTCTAACTCGgtctcttttgctttgttCTACTTTATTTTCTTGCGTCTGCTCTTACCGTTTTCTCTTTACCTCTGTCTTCAGCGAGTCATGGCCTGACAATACGATGACTTGATAGAATGGAAAGCGTGAGCGGAGCGCGTAGAACGAGTGTGGTGCGATATGCAAAGACCAAAAAGAGTCGGCAGCGCACGCCTGACAGAGCTTgaaaacagcagcgacacctgTGGTCCCTCTACGTCAGATATCCATCAGGtcagtgagagagggagagagcgcgcgcgggTGGGGAAATTctcgagagaggagaagcaaaagaagCGTAAGAGCGACAGTGAGAAAATGAGGAGGGATGGCCGAAGAGAATACAGGCGAGGCGGCGAGGCACGTGAAGCCGTGATGATTGCGtacgcagcgagagagagagacttgCACAAACTCACACCGTGCTCACCTACCTCCTAGTCACCGCGTTCTTGGAGGTATAAGAAGTGACtgaggaaaaagaagaggacaCGGATGAGtaggagctgctgcgtgtgtgtgattcTACCTGATTTTCACTCGTGTAGTCAGCCCCTTGGTCGAAGTACGTCGTCTGGTCCGTGTAAGTGTAGCTGTTCGAATATGTGGCGTCTTCATATGTGTCTGACCCTGCTGTCCGCTCGTCCATGTACGTTGTAACCTCCGTATAGTCCTCCTCGCCCGATATAGCACTAGCGGGCATGCCTGAGTAGACATCCGGCGTCTGGCGTCTTGGTGTGGGGCGACGACTCGACGCGCCTCTCACGTCACGGTCGGATGCgctgtgtgctgcgcgctgcGGAGCGTCACGggcgcgctgcgccgtcgaggTCGTGCGCCGCGATGCCCCATAGCCACTAGAGTCATCCTGGTTACTGATGGGCGTCTTGCCCCTATAGGCGACCTCGCCATCGTCACTGCGGTGTCTGTCGGATGGCGCTTGCAACCGCTGTTCCACCGCTTCTGTGAACACCGGCTCTTCCTCGTCCGTCACGAAGTCCTCGTActcctcgctgtcgctgtggttGTCCAAGCCTGGTGGGTAGGTGGTCAACGACGCCGTGGCGACATCCACATCATCCCAGTTGCGCTGCATCGTCTTAAAGAAGCGGACTGGGGCAGAGTCGGAGGTGTCCGTGCCGCCGAGCGTCTTTGTCGCCTCGTCGTCCTTGTCTTGCGGGGGTGTCCACTGGCTGTTTATACGGCGCTCCTCGCGACTGTGGTGACGGTAAAGAATAAGCTGCATGATCATCGTCACAATCAGGCACAGGAAGATCCAGGCAAGGGTGCTGTAGACAGGGATCAACGCATGCAGTAAGCGCACCTTCTCGCGGCCGCGTTCAAGGCGAACGGCGACGAAGTAGAGTGAAATGAGCAAAATGCCGTTCGAGAAGAAGGAGCCCACGGTGTCGAAGGCCACCCCGGTGTCCATGCGGACACCGATAGTATATTTCATCAAGCTGCGCAGGTAGGCCTCGGCAACACGGAGGCCAGCGCGAACGCAAAATGGGATAAAGATGATGTACCACGAGTGGTTCAGTCGCCCGTCCAGCTTCAAGCCAATGAGCACCCACTGCGCGACCCCGCAGGCCATGTTTAGGAAGGCCATGGAAAAGATGCCGTAGTAAATCACAGAACTCGGGCGGATGTTGTCGACCTCCGCTTGCAACCGCACCCGACGCGGCCAGCGCCAGATGAGGGAGGTGGCATAGTAGAAAATGTCACCCAAGATGGGCATGCTCATGTACTGCAGGTAGAATCCTCTACTCAACTGAGCGCCATTGCGGATCTGGGTGAAAAACACAAACGGGATGCAGAAGTAGCACACAGCGGCGAAGAGGTTGCCAACGGGGGAGAGGCGATCTATCTTGGACATCCCTTCCTCGTACGTCCTCGGCGTGATGACGTTCACCGCGAGGGCAACGACAGAGACCGCGATCATGATTGTCACAAAGATCATGAGTGGCAATAAAATAAACTCCCAGTTCCACGAAATGTAGTTATCGTCCTTCACTGCAaggaagacaaagaagaagattaaaagcgccacctccaccaagAGCACGAGCGAGTACACAACCACAGTGCCAACGGCTCCGAGGACAGGGACGAGCGGTCCCCATGTTCCGCTGGAGATGAACCCGTACGCATCCTCGCCGATGGAGTCGTACAGGTACTTGCGACTGCGGTTGTACAGAACAAGGTAGGCCTGATAGTAATGATGCCGCAGGGTGACCTTGCGAAAGTTCCACTTCACTTGCCGCGACGTCGTCGGTGGAATGAGGTCGAGAAGGTAGTACAACCTCCAGTTGGGCTTGTGCACCGGCCTGTCGACGTCCATCGGTCTTCAGTGAGGGATACAGCAGATGAAGTTGGAGGCACACTGTGACTTTATTCACGCCGACACTCACAGAATACGGCACGTCAAGCGATGGCGGCCCTTtacgtttttcttttcgcaaGCGCTGAAGTTTGAGTCCCTTcaaaagaaggagaaggcgctCCGTCGGCgtgacaacagcagcgaaacGTCGACAGTAAAGGCGCGCGAAGCGAGCTGGTCAATGCTGTTCTGGCAAAGATATTTTTTTACCCTTTCgagataaaaaaaaagagaaacaaaatgACAAAACGTGCGCCTACACGGAAGGTTGGGCGGtcctcagagagagagagagagattgaAAGAAGCGGGATACATACATGCATACATGCATGCGCACAtatgcatatatatatatatatatatgtgcgtgtgtgtgtgtgtggagttgtgtatgtatgtgtatagagagagagggagtgggtgTGTAAAGGACTCCCGACagcgaaacaaaaagaaacgtGGCGGTGTGAAGGAAAACTACTCCAGtcagagaagcaaagaa is from Leishmania panamensis strain MHOM/PA/94/PSC-1 chromosome 35 sequence and encodes:
- a CDS encoding hypothetical protein (TriTrypDB/GeneDB-style sysID: LpmP.35.6130), with the protein product MDVDRPVHKPNWRLYYLLDLIPPTTSRQVKWNFRKVTLRHHYYQAYLVLYNRSRKYLYDSIGEDAYGFISSGTWGPLVPVLGAVGTVVVYSLVLLVEVALLIFFFVFLAVKDDNYISWNWEFILLPLMIFVTIMIAVSVVALAVNVITPRTYEEGMSKIDRLSPVGNLFAAVCYFCIPFVFFTQIRNGAQLSRGFYLQYMSMPILGDIFYYATSLIWRWPRRVRLQAEVDNIRPSSVIYYGIFSMAFLNMACGVAQWVLIGLKLDGRLNHSWYIIFIPFCVRAGLRVAEAYLRSLMKYTIGVRMDTGVAFDTVGSFFSNGILLISLYFVAVRLERGREKVRLLHALIPVYSTLAWIFLCLIVTMIMQLILYRHHSREERRINSQWTPPQDKDDEATKTLGGTDTSDSAPVRFFKTMQRNWDDVDVATASLTTYPPGLDNHSDSEEYEDFVTDEEEPVFTEAVEQRLQAPSDRHRSDDGEVAYRGKTPISNQDDSSGYGASRRTTSTAQRARDAPQRAAHSASDRDVRGASSRRPTPRRQTPDVYSGMPASAISGEEDYTEVTTYMDERTAGSDTYEDATYSNSYTYTDQTTYFDQGADYTSENQVESHTRSSSYSSVSSSFSSVTSYTSKNAVTRR